The DNA region gaagccaaggctcaggcggatgccgaagcccaagctgctgctgaagctgaagctcagcaggctctgattcagggggagtcttcctctgcgatccctctgattcttaacaccctgaaagagataaagcaagatcagcaagagatcaagaaagatcagaatgagctccgtgccaggatggacaagcaagatgctttgaatgaaaacatccagaacatgtttgccatgttgcttcagagacttcctcaacctccgaacccttaggcacttaggatttactttgtttgcttgcctagtgtttttgcttctgacttctttttagctctgatattcttccttgaatctgatgtttttgactgttgtttgcctttgtgctttttaatgaagtgtttttctctttattatttttttttattttttatgcctttttgattatgccaaaaagggggagaaattattaaatagctctgatgaaaattatgtctaaaaccttaagcattctgcaacaattgtagaaatagctctgatataaatagctctgatataaatagctttgattaaataactctaacattaaaatttaagaatttgcagaaagtttcagaaatctcattacttgaaaagctctggtaagaacttctgaactccctagcactaactcagggggagcttctgtctatctgatcttattttattcatgtttcatctgctattttaagttgttttgtcatcatcaaaaagggggagattgtaagaacaaaaattgttctacaacagattccttgattttgatgataacaaaggatgaaaccaaaaatggcaccctaacgaaaagtttctaagtgtgcagggttctaaagaaagaagaaataaatctgatgatgtcatcagatgcacaacaagatcagatacaaattatcaagtatcagaagcatctaaagtggaatctcgtttcaagaagctctgactctggacaaaactgcaaagtatcagaagcatctgaacatgaagtaaggtctagaagctctaactctgaacaaatgccttctgtaaactctgaagttatcagcgccatctgaactttcaagagataacatcagaagccagattcccagatacacgaagactctaatcagaattgttaatcatgatgaagtaacgtttaagccaagttaaagttctgcaaatggatttcctcaattagaaagagacgttaatctccacttccaagagagaagatactacttgtggtaagtagtcacttctaagagaaaaagtctcctgcagaagctatttatggaatggcgtaactacatctttatatccaccagattcaacgctacttcaactctatttcaacactacttcaactcctatataaatagagaagaaatcaactttcagtaagcaagaaatcactagccaaaactatactgaaactatatcacgctcaagaaaaacatctttgttcttcaaagattttcactaagcttttgcttatcaagtgaaaaatttgttcttaagtttgtaatacttgcttaactagaagcactctagattacatatcttgtatcttttatttgtttgatttcctcaagtgactctttgtagtctgtagacttgagaggactaagagattttcttctctcttaggggttgtttgtaatctttcaagattagtggattaagtccttgttgaaggcgaaatcaccttggccgggtggactggagtagctttgtgttataagcgaaccagtataaaatcattgtgtgatttcattttgcaaaagcgcttatttttcaaacaattcaaaccccccctttcttgttttttctcaccttcatacaccactatcaccatgagaataacttatgacactttgcataacattctatatagtattctcatagcagatcaatctagtataaatattactcttaatattcatacctatgtttaagacttgataactccttatccatgatccatgagatgtgatcatcagtctatatacataatagtcttaatgctttagtgttatcccacttcataacaaagctcggctactgatactttaagaatattgttcttatgtttaatgggatctcatgattaagtcacacttgatacattaaagggactagctattctatggactttattaaacaaacataataaagaaaaaacccttttattattaatgaataattcgatacaagtaccaaaggtattggcctctagggcttacaccaacaggtaAAACATATGTAATCTTAGTCAAATATGTAGTATGTTTTGGTGCTATCACTTACTATCTATGCACTTTAAATGCCACTTTGTTTTGACTTATACACTATATGTTCCATAAGTATTACTCAATTATGCTATTTCCATTATATATCACATTAACATTGCTGATACATTATAAATTACTTTAACTTAACAGCAATAGAGAGCAAAATCCAAGACAATACAAGTGAAATCATTAACCAATAACTTTTGTTCTTCTCCATTTCAAGCTTCTTTGAACTAAATTCTGCACCAATCTGCTTGCCAAATTCAGTCCCAACTTCCTTACCAAGGTCCTTCGCATATTCTCTCAAATAAGCCATTGTCATTTCACAATTGCAGCAATTTGTGAGAATCTTTTGAGTTATTTGAACCTGACCAACTTCATCGTCCCACATGAAAAATTCACATCTTACCCCACTATTCAATTAGATTCAGAACAACTATAAGAGAAAATGTTAAGTTAAAAGCGAAGAACATCATGAACATAAACTTACCCCTGAATGATGATATATCCAGAAATTTCATTCGGTTATCTATGGTGTTTGATACCCACATCTTCATTGGTTCGTTACATTCACATATGGGAAAACTCAGTCCACTCGAGTTACCAATGGATGAAGTTTTGCTTCCACCAATATTTTTAAACACAAAGAGGATGAATGGCGATAAAATTGGGAACAAAATACGCTAAGCTCAAATGAGAATGATGACTGCTCGAAAGGGAATTAGGGTTGAAGAAGAATATGAATGTTCAACAACCTGCTAACGATGAAGAAGATTGACTTAGAGAGAGAATTAAGGTTGAAATAGTACACTAAGGGTCATACTGGATTAAGGGGGAACAAAAGTTCTAAGTCAGTTTCTGTTTGCATACCACGCTAAAACAAACATGGAACGCTGGAACaaaaaatgttgttattaaaaattataaaataaaatacaaaacaAATTTTTAAACCAACCAATCAAGTCTACTTTAAATTAATAAACACTAATTTTAATAAggcttaaatgcacttttggtTCTCCTAGTTTGAGTGTTTTAAACAATTGGTCTCCCTATTACAAAATCTGCGATTTTGGTCCCTTCATTTTGATGATCTTTGGATTTTTGTAGTCCCCATCCACTTTTGCAGACGTGGAATTGATGATTGAgattaaaaaatattttttaattagGTGGTAAGGATGACTAGgataattattaattaatatgtttttaaatgaattaatatttaataaattgAATTAATATGTTTATAAACTAATTAATTAAAACTTTTAAAATTAGAGTTACTGGGTTTTAACCCATCCATTTATAACCAATGCCCAATATACATATTATATTTTAAGTTGTGTCTATTAGCTTTATAAACACTCAATTTATTTCTAACCAAAACAGTGTGGGACTATTAGGTAAGCACTTGGCCTACCTTATTTCTCGATTAACATATTATTTGCCCATAACTCCATTCATTTTTGCAACCATTTCTCAATGGAAAAGTTTCAGATTCACTAGCTTGACAAGATTGCCGCTCAATATTTTTTCACAATGACCTTCTTCCAATACCTTAATTGTCAAAGGGTGTCCGATAAATGCTTTGTTCTTCACTTTACTCACAAGAGAAACCAAAGGGACGTGTTGCGGGCGATAACTGAATTTAACTTCTAGTTTAACATCATATAATGTCCCATCCGAAGTACAACTTTTTCTAGGAAAATCTGTCATTTCATATCTCGAGTTAATGGTAAAACGCGATTGGCGATAAGGAAGTGATCTCTGAGGTGCAAGAGATCCATTCAGCAACTGTTTTGCTTATGGTGTTGTACCCCTAATATGCATGCCTAGGTCCCGAAACCCTTATACTTCTTGACGTTCAACAATAGGCTTGGACTTGATTTGAGAATTACAATTGTATGAAGCATTGGATACACATGTGTCGTTCCAATCAACTTTCTATTTCTGACCGACACCTTGACAGAATCCATCGAGTTCCCTGTTCTTGTTAAATAAGCATTGGATTCTCCATCCATGACCGCGTAATTTCTATAGACTTGTTTTATGTTTTTACTTGTATGTCTTAAGTTTCTCTTTCCTTTATACTGCCACTTTGAACTATCTTTATCTGCTCTATCACCAACAATGTCGTGACCAACAGCTGAACTCGTAGAATCCGATTCATTCTTGCAACCATTTCTCAATGGAAATGTTTCAGATTCACTAGCTTGACAAGATAGCAGGAAATTGGAGTTATGGGCATATAATATGTTGATTGAGAAATGAGGTGGACCAAGTGCTTACCTAATAGTCCCACATTATTTTGGTTAGAAATAAATGAAATGTTTATAAAGCTAATAGACACAATTTAAAATGTAATATGTATATTGGACCTTGCTTATAATGGATGGGTTAAAACTTAGTGATTCTAATTTTAaaagttttaattaattaattagtttagaaacatattaattcaatttattaaatattaattcatttaaaaacATATTAATCAATAGGTATCCTAGTCATCCTTATCACctaattaaaaaatatttttttattccAATCATCAATACCACATCTGCAAAAGGGGAAGGGATTACAAAAATTCAAAGGCCATCAAGATTACCAAAATAACATGTTTTGTAATATAAGACTAATTATTTAAACATCAAAATTAAGAGACCAAAATGCATTTAAATCTTTTAATAATTAGATGCACATATATAAAACAAAATCACACTTATGATAAATGTCGTAAgtatttaattatttaataaattttttatattatagatattatttcatttcaattatattaattaattattttatatttatttaattaatcaaatatataatatattttacAAAATTTTATAATATATTAATAGCACGGGTGTTTTTCTAGTTTTCATCATTATGCAAGAAAAAAAATTGTAATAAAAAGTTTTAAATTGGTTTTCAACTAACTTTAAAATTCCACAACAAAATGAATTATTGAATTTCTACTGTAAATCAATAATAAAATTTCCTTTAAGAAAAAGAAAGATACTACAAAGTAAAATATATattgataaaataaaatataggTAGAAGAAGATAGAGTAAAAAATTGTTGTGCAAAACGACAACAAGTCGTGCCGGCAACGACCGGCAATCTACTTTACCCCCAAAACAGTGTTAACCTTCCACTATCCTCCAAAAAATTCAAAAAACACCATCCATACGACATCGTTTCGCAATTTACAATCAACACAAGGACCCATTTTCCCcaagaaaaaaaataaaatattcaaaaaaataaaaataaaaaacaaaaaaaacacaGACAGTGAAAGAAAAACGcagaaagagaagaagaagaaaaaagaaaagcAAATTATAGCTTTTTCTTAATCGCGCGTTTGAGTATTTTCCACGGCGGAACAAACGTGCGTTTAAGAAGGTAATGACGATGGACAGAGAGAAAGAACGAGAAATTGAACTAGAAAGTGCAATGTATACGAATTGTCTGATTTTAGGTTTGGATCCATCTGTTATCGGAATCGGAACATCGAATTCAACTCCTCGTGTTGGAGCATTTCGCCATTCTAACCCTAAATTAGGAGAACAGCTTCTGTATTTCATTCTCTCTTCTCTTCGAGGACCAATTCAATCTTCAAAAGTATtttttcactctctctctcaaGATTCTTATGCATTTTCGTTGTTTCTCTTTGATCTGTTGCTTTAACTTGCTTTTGTTGTGTGGATCTTTCAGGATTTCGATAAAGTTTGGCCGATTTTCGATTCCGCTCAATCACGTGATTTTCGTAAGGTATAGAtttattattttgtattttatttggatttttgttgttgttgtgaatTTGAATGGATTTGGTGGAATGATTTTGAACGGTGTGGTGTAATGTGTTTGGTAGGTTGTGCAAGGGATTATTAGTGAGCTTGAGTCACAAGGAGCGCTTCCTAGAAGCAATTCGAGGGTTTCTTCACTTGCTACTTGTTGTGGACCTAGGTTGGTATTTGAATGTAATTGTTGATTGCAGAAGGTTGAGTTGATTTGTGATTTGTATTTGTGTTTTGTGATTGTTCTTTTCAATATTCTCACATAATACAATTCACTAACATCACTATTTATACTACTAAGGCATAACTAACATGCCAACTAAGAATCCTAACTCACTCTTTATTTATCATATATCCTTACCGCACTCATTATTACATAATACTTACCTTTTCCCTATGAAAGCATTTCTGAAATCATTTGAATGTTCATATTAATGTAGGTTTGTTGAGATTTTGTGGCAACTTTCGTTGCATGCCTTAATCCTAACTCACTCTTTATTTATCATATATCCTTACCACACTCATTATTACATAATACTTACCTTTTCCCTATGAAAACATTTCTAAAATCATTTGAATGTTCATATTAATGTAGGTTTGTTGAACTTTTGTGGCAACTTTCGTTGCATGCCTTGAGAGAGGTTCATCGACGGACATTTACTTCAGACATAGCTTCTAATCCACTGCCTACGCCATTGACTGATGTAGCATTCTCACATGCAGCTACTCTACTTCCAGTTACAAAGGTATTAGTAATAATCCATAACATTTTAAGAAAGAATGAATTGGTTCTCGTTATGTTCTTGTATCATCATTGTGATAATAGATACACTTATGAGGAGCTTGTCATGTTCTCTGTGGAGTCAAAAAAATGTTAGTCTGAACTCTGATGTTTTACAAAAGACAGTTGTTTCCTTGGTGTACTCCCTTCATGTCATAAGAAAATTATTGATTGCATCCATTTCCAAAGTAAAATAATCCTTTTTGACTAAAATGTCCTTGTTATTGGGGTTAGGTGGAATGACTAATTAATGTAAAGTAGTTTAGAACTTGAGATACATATAAATAAGGATGCTATGTTATTGTACAAATGACACTGATGTTCTTTCGAAATTCTAAAATGACAAATAATTTAAGACAGAGAAATATTTAGAACAAGACACTTAATATGAAACGGAGGAAGTAATTGTTTCTAAGACTTTTGACGTGGTACAAAAGTATCAGACGGTTCATACCTTGTTTTTTCTGACCAATTCGTCTGCAATTCATTAAATCATTGCTCATCATGATTATAAAATGTTTAATAACTTGATTATATTATGTTTTATTATTGTTTTTCCTTTCATGTTCTTGGTTGATACACCACTTTGTCTTAAGTAACTTAGTGGAGTCTTTGGTCTTTAACAGGCAAGAATAGCCCTTGAAAGAAGGAAATTTTTAGAAAGTGCAGAAATGGCTGTGCAACGGCAGGCGATGTGGTCTAATTTGGCTCATGAAATGACTGCCGAGTTTCGTGGGTTATGCGCTGAAGAGGTGCATCAATAGCTGAAGTCTATTTTCCAAGTTTATTTAGATATAGTTCGTATTACCTCTCCCAGTCTAGACATTTCCTTATGCATCTTTCTCTTAAGAGATTATAATGTAAAACCTGAATTCAGGCTTATTTGCAACAAGAGCTGGAAAAGCTGCATGACTTAAGGAATAAAGTCAAATTGGAAGGAGAACAATGGGATGATCTCGTATCAAGTTCGAGTCAGAATTCCCATTTAGTTTCGAAGGCTACTCGCCTATGGGATTCTTTAGTAGCTCGTAAAAGTAAATGCAAACTTTTATATTTTGCGCCCCCCTCTGCACTTGTCGAGTAAATGCCTAGTAATGATATTTAATTTTTGTCAATATTAATGTACAGGTCAACACGAAGTTCTTGCGTCAGGCCCTATTGAAGACTTGATAGCTCATCGTGAACATAGGTAATGTAGGGTGCAACTTTCCTTGCCTTTCCAATATCTGTCATCAAATATTCTGCCTAACCATTTAGTTTTGTACATAAATTTCAGGTACCGAATCTCTGGATCATCTCTGCTTGCAGCCATGGACCAGAGTTCCCAGGCTCCTTATTCAGATATATTATCTGGTGAGTCTGGGGATTTGTCCTCAGTACAAATGGACACCAAAGAGGCGATTGATGGATCTCATTTTAGTAGTGAGACATTGACAACAGTAGATGACAGAAATGGGAGAGTCCACCAAACTGTTGACATAGCAGAAGTTGTACGGCGATGGACACATGCTTTGCAACGCATCCATAGACAATCACTTCATCTGGTGTGCTCTTTATAATCTTTACCTGCCACACTATTCTGTTATTTTTCCCAATAATTTTTTAAGTTGAGGTGAATAGCATATGGTCTGTCAAGCATGATAAGGCCAGAATCAAATTTGTGTTTGCCAACTTTGCAACCACAACTGACCCTGTATCTATAATAATTTTGGGATGGTCTGTGCTTAGAGAATCAGTAAAATCACCCTGTTAATCCCCAATGTTTCAGTATTGAGCTTGATTTTTGAAGTTTACATTGCATTCACTTGGATAACTAAATGATCCTTAAAGTATCACACCTTGCCAAATGTAGCTATATCTAATTTTGGAAACCTTGTTTAACGATTAATTGGAGTTGTGGCGTGAGTTTTTCATCAACTAGTTTTTTACTTTGAAGTCATTAACTCATTCGAACTTTTCTTAAACTATGGCACAAAAAACAAACAACTTCCAAAAGTGAAATCAGATTAGTGTCAGTCAAGCTCCTAATGCTTGGACATAATGTTAGCATTTGAATATTGGATGCTTCAATATATTGTGGTTTACGAATAAGATAACTACTTTATGTGGTGTGAGATTGGTTGAAGTTACTTTTGATCATTACCTATGTTTGACCTATATTTGTACTTCTATCCTACAAGTTTTGTATTAACCTAATGACTTTTATTTAGGGAATAACTTTTATTATATTCTTTGTCAAATGTCTTTACTTTTGTCATACCTTGGGCATATTTTCATCTTTATCTTATCAGCTGGGATTCTACTTTTGTTACAGTTATATTTCTGTAAGAAAGACCTGGGAGAATTATGAAACTCTAAAATCATTATAAAGTTTTCCTGCTTCAACATATGATGGCTGGTTAATAAATATGTTTGTGCCAAtatttttattatgtttgtttaatatTTGTATAATTAGTGGTTGTTGTTTATAGTTCAAAATCTTGAATAGCGGGACAATCCAATCTGTGTTGAGCCAAAACTTGGCAATTTGATTTATTGATGCAAGTGTGCTCTGTTGTGAGTCATAATGCCTAGTGGTAATAAATTGATTACACTGTTCACTCTTATTTATTACATATTGAAGCTTTTAACTGTCTGTAGGCAAAAGCAAATGATGGAGAGGGTCCAGATATATTGCGCAGTGCACAGGAAGGCGGTTCAAGTGGCCACGCCGAGTCTTTAGCAGCAACCCTTGCAGAGCATCAGCAACATTTGGCTAGCTTCCAGGTGAAGCATTAAAACATGTTTCAAAATGTGCAAATTACTGTCGGCATTTGTTGAAGTGCTTCTAAAGGCAGCTTCATTTTCTATTTGTCATGAGCTTTTTCACAACGTTTTTAGGCAACTTCTATCACACTTCATTG from Lathyrus oleraceus cultivar Zhongwan6 chromosome 1, CAAS_Psat_ZW6_1.0, whole genome shotgun sequence includes:
- the LOC127123808 gene encoding AUGMIN subunit 6; translated protein: MTMDREKEREIELESAMYTNCLILGLDPSVIGIGTSNSTPRVGAFRHSNPKLGEQLLYFILSSLRGPIQSSKDFDKVWPIFDSAQSRDFRKVVQGIISELESQGALPRSNSRVSSLATCCGPRFVELLWQLSLHALREVHRRTFTSDIASNPLPTPLTDVAFSHAATLLPVTKARIALERRKFLESAEMAVQRQAMWSNLAHEMTAEFRGLCAEEAYLQQELEKLHDLRNKVKLEGEQWDDLVSSSSQNSHLVSKATRLWDSLVARKSQHEVLASGPIEDLIAHREHRYRISGSSLLAAMDQSSQAPYSDILSGESGDLSSVQMDTKEAIDGSHFSSETLTTVDDRNGRVHQTVDIAEVVRRWTHALQRIHRQSLHLAKANDGEGPDILRSAQEGGSSGHAESLAATLAEHQQHLASFQVLINQLKDVAPTIQKSISECTETVNCLTSNLTPHLLNRHHSQSTPPIQAQSSGRMESSTDDVSELTSRMSNVQLDKVSVSPSTLKLPQLFSMTPSSGKAGNVQRRHGNASQTSQAENLSVSKSLDAPSNNEVASSEGSDSFFVQNLKRSVREAALSLQSYNLESSLDSQSDGYSEHVFVPLSESSFSHLDAENKAMRSKRLFVSPLNDPMLQSHASDGQESTFDEYPDMLNDLEGLSDYDNVNGFLSYAGSNETSDPRRSMFDFEDAQEVLSPPMIMDSEHYEDLLAPLSETDSALIDH